A section of the Agarivorans litoreus genome encodes:
- a CDS encoding DUF2500 family protein, with the protein MPWWWFLVMLIIVGMVVYQLWRNVQQRRWDSAQPLHSLWVTVSKRDEIPITRPGKENEDRHKRYRYFVEFTPVEGGESRRFQIKRKQFQDLTQDLTGELTIQGSRLVSFEAGEPPADSSEGQ; encoded by the coding sequence ATGCCTTGGTGGTGGTTTTTAGTCATGCTCATCATCGTGGGTATGGTGGTATATCAATTATGGCGTAACGTTCAGCAGCGCCGCTGGGACTCAGCCCAACCGCTACACAGCCTTTGGGTAACTGTATCAAAACGCGATGAGATCCCCATTACTCGTCCCGGTAAAGAAAATGAAGATAGGCATAAGCGTTATCGCTATTTTGTGGAATTTACCCCAGTGGAAGGCGGTGAGTCTCGCCGTTTTCAAATAAAACGTAAGCAGTTTCAAGATCTTACTCAAGACTTAACCGGTGAACTCACCATTCAAGGAAGCCGACTAGTGAGTTTTGAAGCTGGCGAACCGCCCGCGGATAGCAGCGAAGGGCAGTAA
- a CDS encoding DMT family transporter: MKGKLLAYGLLVLPPLFWAGNFVTGRYISEQVPAMSLSYWRWTLAMLIAMPLLYRSMWRQREVISQNWLRISILACLGVAGFNSCVYIGLQNTTATNALIINSMIPIFILLVSWVWLKQGITLRQMAGIVLSFVGVLALLVKGQWQQLATFSINQGDGWIVLSSLVWALYSIGLRYKPAELGGAAFLGCTLVVGSLVLSPFYWLNLPEAAFEVSNDAIAALAYVAVFPSLLAYLAWNYGVKSVGANIAGQYIHLMPLFGAVLSVTFLGEQLAAYHALGALLIAAGLLVALLPFAAIRGRFASFKTH, translated from the coding sequence ATGAAAGGAAAGCTACTGGCTTATGGCTTGCTGGTTCTACCGCCACTATTCTGGGCCGGAAATTTTGTTACTGGGCGTTATATTTCAGAACAAGTGCCAGCGATGTCTTTGTCTTATTGGCGCTGGACTTTAGCCATGCTGATTGCCATGCCCTTGCTTTATCGCAGTATGTGGCGTCAGCGAGAAGTGATTAGCCAAAATTGGCTACGTATTTCGATTTTGGCATGCTTAGGTGTGGCGGGGTTTAACTCCTGTGTTTATATCGGTTTACAAAATACCACTGCCACCAACGCACTGATTATTAACTCGATGATTCCGATATTTATTTTGCTAGTGAGTTGGGTTTGGCTCAAACAAGGTATTACCCTGCGGCAAATGGCGGGCATTGTATTGTCTTTTGTTGGTGTATTGGCTTTGTTGGTGAAAGGGCAGTGGCAGCAGTTGGCGACTTTTAGCATCAACCAAGGCGATGGTTGGATTGTTTTATCCTCTTTAGTGTGGGCGCTTTATTCCATTGGCTTACGCTATAAACCTGCCGAGCTAGGTGGAGCAGCATTTCTAGGTTGCACGCTGGTTGTTGGGTCCTTAGTGCTGAGTCCATTTTATTGGCTAAATTTACCTGAAGCCGCGTTTGAAGTGTCTAATGATGCTATTGCAGCATTGGCTTATGTAGCGGTTTTTCCTTCTCTGCTGGCTTATTTGGCTTGGAATTATGGCGTTAAAAGCGTGGGAGCCAATATCGCTGGCCAATACATTCACTTAATGCCCTTATTTGGCGCCGTGCTGAGCGTGACTTTTTTGGGTGAGCAACTAGCGGCTTATCATGCTTTAGGGGCACTGCTAATCGCCGCTGGCTTACTGGTAGCGTTACTGCCCTTCGCTGCTATCCGCGGGCGGTTCGCCAGCTTCAAAACTCACTAG
- a CDS encoding DUF2214 family protein has translation MSLIEAINAGLHVTAIILLAGALYSEAFLFRRGMTQDDVKKLLLADATHAFSTVLIFITGALRLFLFHSTSHTYLDNPFFALKMLLFFVVVLLSLYPSATFYRWRKALKQGKPSMISYRQHSSVIWLIRLELGVLLLIPMLVTLARAGFGD, from the coding sequence ATGAGTCTAATAGAGGCGATTAATGCAGGACTGCATGTGACAGCAATTATTTTGCTGGCAGGTGCGCTGTACTCTGAAGCCTTTTTGTTCCGCCGCGGAATGACCCAAGATGATGTAAAAAAGTTGCTGTTGGCCGACGCCACCCACGCTTTTTCTACGGTATTGATTTTTATCACCGGCGCTTTACGGCTGTTTTTGTTTCACAGCACTAGCCATACTTACCTCGACAACCCATTCTTCGCCTTAAAAATGCTACTGTTTTTTGTTGTGGTATTGTTGTCCCTTTATCCTTCAGCCACCTTTTATCGATGGCGCAAAGCCTTAAAACAAGGCAAACCATCGATGATTAGCTATCGCCAACACTCCTCGGTCATCTGGCTAATTCGTTTAGAGCTTGGGGTGCTACTGTTAATTCCGATGCTAGTAACGCTAGCCCGTGCGGGGTTTGGTGATTAA
- a CDS encoding alpha/beta fold hydrolase, translating to MSTSIYQLSQEHELATVYPQKIQPYCAKYASEASFVGVQGLSIKYLKLTAAEPSNKVIVVSPGRTEAYLKYHELAYDLAQQGYDVFIIDHRGQGLSDRESAHWQPGDVASFQYYVDDLATLIEQHDLLHNYQQRFILAHSMGGAIAAHYLQQFPNTFNAAALSAPMFGINLGMLPKSIATRLAAIMSKLERQLKRGPYYAVGQSDYKHCSFKNNHLTHSEQRFKQMQAVYLAHPKIQLGGPTNRWLDQSFTAMQQIIERANTISVPLLLLQAEQDEIVTAEGQRAFFQALGTKSSASAQFKIIAGAKHEILFESDSMRNPALSSILNFFEQHAN from the coding sequence ATGAGTACATCCATTTATCAACTTAGCCAAGAGCACGAGCTGGCCACGGTGTACCCACAAAAAATCCAACCTTACTGCGCTAAATATGCCAGCGAAGCCAGTTTTGTTGGTGTGCAAGGCTTAAGCATAAAGTACCTAAAACTAACGGCCGCCGAACCCAGCAACAAGGTAATTGTGGTTTCACCAGGGCGAACCGAAGCCTATTTAAAGTACCATGAACTAGCTTATGACCTCGCCCAACAAGGCTACGATGTGTTCATTATCGACCACCGAGGCCAAGGTTTATCTGATCGTGAAAGCGCCCACTGGCAACCCGGTGATGTAGCCAGTTTTCAATACTACGTTGATGATTTAGCCACGCTTATTGAACAGCACGATTTGCTGCACAATTACCAACAGCGGTTTATATTGGCGCACTCGATGGGCGGCGCTATCGCCGCTCATTACTTACAACAGTTTCCCAACACCTTTAATGCTGCTGCCTTATCTGCCCCTATGTTTGGGATTAATTTAGGCATGTTACCCAAATCAATTGCAACCCGCTTAGCAGCCATTATGAGCAAGCTTGAACGGCAACTTAAGCGTGGCCCCTACTATGCAGTTGGCCAATCTGATTACAAACACTGCAGCTTTAAAAATAATCACTTAACCCACAGTGAACAACGCTTTAAGCAGATGCAAGCCGTGTATCTAGCCCACCCCAAGATTCAGCTAGGCGGGCCAACCAATCGCTGGTTAGACCAAAGCTTTACCGCCATGCAACAAATCATTGAACGCGCCAACACAATCAGCGTTCCACTACTATTATTACAAGCAGAACAAGATGAAATTGTAACCGCTGAGGGCCAGCGCGCTTTTTTTCAAGCGCTAGGAACTAAAAGCAGCGCATCAGCACAATTCAAGATTATTGCTGGCGCAAAACACGAAATACTGTTCGAAAGCGACTCGATGCGAAACCCTGCTTTAAGCAGTATTCTCAACTTTTTCGAACAGCACGCTAATTAA
- a CDS encoding Cof-type HAD-IIB family hydrolase: MYQLIATDLDGTLLNGEHQISEYTLQTITRLYQQNVKFLIATGRHYIDVRPIAEQFDFPMYLITSNGARVHNKQGEVLFRADLTSQEIDRILDISSHYTLHRNIYHEDNWYVEQENDYVRSFNQHSGFDYQLTDFSTLEHQHICKLFFVADHEVLLKLEKDFIEAFGDSLNITFSLPDCLEVMAQKANKGEALKAVLAQKSIAPEHCIAFGDGLNDKEMLSLVGKGVIMANAHDRLKLTLPHLEQTLSNKENGVAEYLIGTFKL, from the coding sequence ATGTATCAGCTTATAGCCACCGATCTCGACGGCACATTGCTCAACGGCGAGCACCAAATCTCAGAATACACGCTGCAAACCATTACCCGCTTGTACCAGCAAAACGTTAAGTTTTTAATTGCCACCGGTCGCCATTACATTGATGTGCGTCCCATTGCCGAGCAGTTTGATTTTCCGATGTACTTAATCACCTCTAACGGCGCCAGAGTGCATAATAAGCAAGGTGAAGTGCTATTTAGGGCCGACTTAACTTCGCAAGAAATTGACCGCATTTTGGATATATCTTCCCACTACACACTCCATCGAAATATTTACCATGAAGATAACTGGTACGTTGAGCAAGAAAACGACTATGTCCGCTCGTTTAATCAACACTCAGGCTTTGATTATCAGTTAACTGACTTCTCCACCTTAGAACACCAACACATTTGTAAGTTATTTTTTGTGGCGGATCACGAGGTATTACTCAAGCTAGAAAAAGACTTCATCGAAGCCTTTGGCGATAGCCTAAATATCACCTTTTCACTACCCGATTGCTTAGAGGTAATGGCGCAAAAAGCCAATAAAGGCGAGGCGCTAAAAGCGGTATTGGCGCAGAAATCGATAGCGCCAGAGCACTGTATTGCCTTTGGTGATGGCCTTAATGATAAAGAAATGCTTAGTCTAGTAGGAAAAGGTGTGATCATGGCCAACGCGCATGACCGTTTGAAGTTGACTTTACCTCACTTAGAACAAACACTTAGCAACAAAGAAAATGGAGTTGCTGAATATTTGATCGGCACTTTTAAGTTGTAA
- a CDS encoding copper resistance protein NlpE N-terminal domain-containing protein: MRLVKTLSLAIFSCITLLGCSQTPPPEPPKKVEPVKVPAKLNPLTPLKGSLTLSAPGAIFTPCQGDKQYWVELSSADKQVLSRFANNASIYVELMGRFANVGKQAPQADYLAKITPDEWQYLASEGPGCKLDIAELSAWGNEPGWRIDIEDNKLLLNTMSGAANKTITRSGIDKGLHYWQAGSELYLSVSKQQCLGTMVDSIYSYSAELTYKGKIYQGCARRPFQQNLEQLAGYYKVKLPTASGSGRVVDLSLNADFSAELQNTYLEEEKTFSEKGYWYPLNESSLALTLSQSNHQQVKSDMIFDWDGRLLRLRNPESLQQGSAGLNMMKMDGPPVALGTSKKVYHQRTFEPATLMASSDYDPEVEAALKQYFKLHRTELNGTKYQWWKFDLNGDGKDEIITYVDWCGSGGCSLLIFEAKDNNHRFLSKTTLVHTPFYLATSSNARWQDLLLEVSGGGASPGLRLLRFDGLSYPLNPSLQPEAPQPAPVSGITFYAEAFSKGAGRALN; the protein is encoded by the coding sequence ATGAGGCTTGTTAAAACACTTAGCTTAGCAATTTTTAGCTGTATCACATTGTTAGGGTGCTCCCAAACGCCTCCGCCGGAACCCCCAAAAAAAGTAGAGCCCGTTAAAGTACCGGCAAAACTTAACCCGCTTACTCCGCTAAAAGGGAGCCTCACCCTTAGCGCACCAGGTGCTATCTTCACTCCTTGTCAGGGGGATAAACAATACTGGGTTGAGCTGTCTTCAGCAGATAAACAAGTACTGAGCCGTTTTGCCAACAACGCAAGCATCTACGTAGAGCTTATGGGCCGTTTTGCCAACGTGGGCAAGCAAGCTCCACAAGCCGACTACCTAGCCAAAATAACTCCTGATGAATGGCAATACTTGGCTTCTGAAGGCCCAGGCTGCAAGCTTGATATTGCCGAGCTTAGTGCGTGGGGCAATGAGCCAGGTTGGAGAATAGATATTGAAGACAACAAATTATTGCTCAACACCATGTCAGGGGCAGCCAATAAAACCATTACCCGCAGCGGTATTGATAAGGGCTTGCATTATTGGCAAGCCGGCAGCGAACTCTACCTTAGCGTATCTAAACAGCAATGTTTAGGCACTATGGTGGATAGTATTTATTCCTATAGCGCCGAGTTAACCTATAAAGGCAAAATCTACCAAGGTTGTGCACGACGCCCATTCCAACAGAATTTGGAGCAACTTGCTGGCTACTACAAAGTTAAGCTTCCCACTGCATCTGGCTCTGGTCGCGTAGTGGATTTAAGCCTAAACGCCGACTTTAGTGCCGAACTGCAAAACACCTACCTTGAAGAAGAAAAAACCTTTAGCGAGAAGGGCTACTGGTACCCGCTTAATGAATCCAGCTTGGCCTTAACCTTAAGCCAAAGTAACCACCAGCAAGTAAAAAGCGACATGATATTTGACTGGGACGGGCGACTACTGCGTTTACGCAACCCAGAATCACTACAGCAAGGCAGTGCTGGGCTAAACATGATGAAAATGGATGGCCCTCCAGTGGCTTTAGGCACCAGCAAAAAAGTCTACCACCAACGTACCTTTGAACCTGCTACCTTAATGGCCAGTAGCGACTACGACCCTGAAGTTGAAGCAGCCTTAAAACAATACTTTAAATTGCACCGCACCGAACTAAACGGCACCAAATACCAATGGTGGAAGTTTGATCTAAATGGCGATGGTAAAGACGAAATCATCACCTATGTAGACTGGTGCGGCAGTGGTGGATGTAGCTTATTGATATTTGAAGCCAAAGATAACAATCACCGTTTCTTAAGCAAAACTACATTGGTGCATACTCCATTTTATCTTGCCACTTCGAGTAATGCTCGCTGGCAAGACTTGCTACTAGAAGTATCTGGCGGCGGAGCCTCTCCAGGTTTACGTTTACTGCGCTTCGACGGCCTAAGTTACCCACTTAACCCAAGCCTGCAACCAGAAGCACCACAGCCAGCGCCAGTAAGCGGGATTACCTTCTATGCAGAAGCCTTTAGCAAAGGGGCTGGACGAGCGTTAAACTAA
- a CDS encoding NAD(P)/FAD-dependent oxidoreductase, with protein sequence MTQQFDVIIIGAGAAGLMCAATAGYRGRSVLVIDNAKKAGRKILISGGGRCNFTNQSVSPDNFLCGNPHFVKSALARYPSSNFIELVERHGIEYHERDHGQLFCNDSAKDIVDLLLTECDWAGVTISLRSEIKYVKQLDEQQFEVHAGGQCYQASSLVIATGGLSMPKLGATPFGYKLAEQFGLKVLPTRAGLVPFTWHSDQKERFEALSGIAVPSCITAANGKQFSEALLFTHRGLSGPAILQISNYWQPGEAVSINLLPKQDAASLIEQVLSQHPKQSLKNTLSQWLPKRLVEALFDENTLAKALNQLGHGERDSIAAKLNNWQITMNGTEGYRTAEVTLGGVDTNELSSKTMQANNVKGLYFIGEVMDVTGWLGGFNFQWAWASGVACGLDC encoded by the coding sequence ATGACACAACAATTCGACGTTATCATTATTGGCGCAGGCGCCGCAGGCTTAATGTGTGCGGCTACCGCAGGCTATCGTGGGCGCTCGGTGTTGGTGATTGATAACGCCAAAAAAGCAGGCCGAAAAATCCTTATTAGTGGCGGCGGTCGTTGTAACTTTACTAATCAGAGTGTTAGCCCAGACAACTTCTTATGTGGTAACCCCCACTTTGTTAAATCCGCTCTGGCACGCTACCCCTCAAGTAATTTTATTGAGTTAGTCGAGCGCCACGGCATCGAATACCACGAACGCGATCATGGCCAATTGTTCTGTAACGACAGTGCTAAAGACATCGTAGACTTGCTGCTCACCGAATGCGATTGGGCGGGCGTTACCATTAGCCTACGTAGCGAAATCAAATACGTAAAACAACTCGATGAACAACAGTTTGAAGTGCACGCTGGCGGTCAATGCTACCAAGCCAGCTCCTTGGTAATCGCAACCGGCGGGCTATCTATGCCTAAACTGGGTGCCACTCCATTTGGCTACAAATTGGCAGAACAGTTTGGCCTTAAGGTACTACCCACTAGAGCCGGTTTAGTGCCATTTACTTGGCATAGCGATCAAAAAGAGCGCTTTGAAGCCCTCTCGGGTATCGCGGTGCCAAGCTGCATTACTGCCGCTAACGGCAAGCAATTTAGCGAAGCGCTATTATTTACCCACCGCGGCTTATCAGGCCCTGCCATATTGCAAATATCTAACTATTGGCAGCCCGGTGAAGCGGTAAGCATCAACCTATTACCCAAGCAAGATGCCGCCTCCTTGATCGAACAGGTATTATCGCAACATCCCAAACAAAGCCTAAAAAACACCTTAAGCCAATGGCTGCCCAAACGCCTGGTAGAAGCACTATTTGACGAAAACACGCTAGCCAAAGCGCTTAATCAGCTAGGCCATGGCGAACGCGACAGTATTGCTGCCAAGCTAAACAATTGGCAAATCACCATGAATGGCACCGAAGGCTACCGCACCGCCGAAGTCACCCTTGGCGGCGTAGACACTAACGAACTCAGCTCCAAAACCATGCAAGCCAATAATGTAAAAGGCCTCTACTTTATTGGCGAAGTCATGGACGTAACCGGTTGGCTGGGGGGCTTTAACTTCCAATGGGCATGGGCCAGTGGCGTAGCCTGCGGCCTAGATTGCTAA
- a CDS encoding IS256 family transposase, which yields MDKKALEAFAIEAAKGIKTPDDLTEFSQMLKKITVEAALNAEMDEHLGYEKHKPSKSNNTRNGKSTKRVKTEDGEFELDTPRDRLGSFDPKLVKKHQTRFTSMDDKILWLYAQGMSTRDIVNAFDEWYGAEISPSLVSRVTNAVMEEIVEWQSRPLDAIYPIVYLDCIVVKIRQDKRIINKSIFLALGINTDGQKELMGMWIAENEGAKFWLSVLTELNQRGVEDILIACVDGLKGFPDAINTVFPQTHIQLCIVHMVRNSLKYVSWKDYKAVTADLKRVYRSATEDEALLELERFSEVWDSQYPQISKSWRNHWQNLNTLFNYPEDIRRAIYTTNAIESLNSVIRKALKKRKLFPNDEAATKMVYLAIKDASKKWTMPIQNWRQAMSRFIIEFEERLEKHIN from the coding sequence ATGGATAAGAAAGCACTTGAAGCTTTTGCTATAGAAGCTGCAAAGGGAATCAAAACTCCCGATGATTTAACTGAATTCAGCCAGATGCTCAAAAAAATCACTGTTGAAGCGGCACTCAACGCTGAAATGGATGAGCATCTTGGTTATGAAAAACACAAACCTTCCAAGTCGAATAATACCCGCAATGGAAAGAGCACTAAGCGCGTAAAAACCGAAGACGGAGAGTTTGAGCTTGATACTCCTAGGGATCGCCTTGGCTCTTTTGACCCCAAGCTGGTCAAAAAACATCAAACACGATTTACCTCCATGGATGACAAGATCTTGTGGCTCTATGCGCAAGGTATGAGTACGCGTGACATCGTGAATGCTTTCGATGAGTGGTACGGGGCCGAGATATCACCCAGCCTAGTTTCGCGTGTCACAAATGCGGTGATGGAGGAAATTGTGGAGTGGCAATCTAGACCACTCGATGCCATTTATCCTATCGTCTATCTCGACTGCATCGTGGTCAAAATCCGCCAAGACAAACGCATTATCAATAAATCTATCTTCCTTGCTTTGGGCATTAACACCGACGGCCAGAAAGAGTTAATGGGCATGTGGATAGCCGAAAACGAGGGTGCTAAGTTTTGGCTGAGTGTTCTAACTGAACTCAATCAACGTGGTGTTGAAGATATACTTATCGCCTGTGTAGATGGCCTGAAGGGCTTCCCTGATGCGATCAATACCGTCTTCCCCCAAACACATATCCAGCTTTGCATAGTCCATATGGTGCGAAACTCATTGAAGTATGTATCCTGGAAAGACTACAAGGCGGTTACAGCCGACCTGAAGCGTGTGTATCGCTCAGCTACAGAAGATGAAGCTTTACTTGAGCTGGAGCGCTTTAGCGAAGTCTGGGATAGCCAGTATCCGCAAATCTCCAAATCTTGGCGCAATCACTGGCAGAACCTCAATACGCTCTTTAACTACCCTGAAGATATCCGTCGGGCCATTTACACCACCAATGCGATTGAGTCTCTCAACAGCGTAATACGCAAGGCACTAAAGAAGCGGAAACTCTTCCCAAACGATGAGGCCGCAACCAAGATGGTGTACTTAGCAATCAAAGACGCCAGCAAGAAATGGACAATGCCCATTCAAAACTGGCGCCAAGCTATGAGTCGGTTTATTATCGAGTTCGAGGAACGTCTAGAAAAACACATTAACTAG
- a CDS encoding peptidoglycan recognition protein family protein has product MSAGSFSFKKPSRSVHSVFLHCSASDNAAHDNVKTMQSWHVKRGFSEIGYHFFISKNGDIHEGRSIEKVPAAQKGHNTGSIAICLHGLDVAKFTEAQFSSLKSLCSQIESSYGEKKIVFRGHCEVSAKTCPVFDYKKVLSLDENGKITKTSGTISSYLSSQFIFNGILELFAKGQKVQELQTFLNDAGFPTKKDGVFGQATQQSVEAYQKSVGLKADGIVGPKTLEAMGTLKRGCKGNAVKLLQKQLTVKGYKLLADGKFGLGTEKQVKAFQLSNKLKNDGIAGKKTKEKLFGRSAGQLI; this is encoded by the coding sequence ATGTCGGCAGGAAGCTTTTCTTTTAAGAAGCCAAGTAGAAGCGTTCATTCAGTATTTTTGCATTGTAGCGCTTCAGATAACGCCGCTCATGATAACGTAAAAACGATGCAATCTTGGCACGTAAAACGTGGCTTTAGTGAAATTGGGTATCATTTCTTTATTAGTAAGAATGGAGATATTCATGAAGGACGCAGTATAGAAAAAGTACCTGCTGCACAGAAAGGTCATAACACTGGAAGTATTGCTATTTGTTTGCATGGTTTAGATGTAGCAAAATTTACCGAAGCTCAATTTTCTTCACTAAAGTCTTTATGTTCACAAATAGAGAGTAGCTATGGAGAAAAGAAAATAGTGTTCCGAGGACACTGTGAAGTGTCAGCTAAAACATGCCCTGTATTTGATTACAAAAAAGTATTGAGCCTAGATGAGAATGGCAAAATAACTAAGACTTCGGGAACCATCTCAAGTTACTTAAGTAGCCAATTTATCTTCAATGGTATTCTGGAGTTATTTGCGAAAGGACAAAAAGTTCAGGAGCTACAAACCTTCTTAAATGATGCTGGCTTTCCGACAAAAAAAGATGGTGTTTTTGGTCAAGCTACTCAGCAAAGTGTAGAAGCGTACCAGAAATCAGTAGGTTTAAAAGCTGATGGAATAGTAGGACCTAAAACTCTAGAAGCAATGGGGACTCTGAAAAGAGGCTGTAAAGGTAATGCGGTGAAGTTACTACAAAAACAACTAACCGTAAAAGGCTACAAACTGTTGGCGGACGGTAAATTCGGTCTTGGTACAGAAAAACAAGTTAAAGCATTTCAGTTAAGCAACAAGCTAAAGAATGATGGAATTGCAGGGAAGAAAACTAAAGAAAAGCTTTTTGGTCGTTCTGCTGGTCAACTAATTTAA
- a CDS encoding PoNe immunity protein domain-containing protein → MIRDQRRDEAYFSELISDLDEALAETQQALDNEVFTSLSEQVDVTQQLYQLAIMRAVSHYSYGSDMASLKSSVLAILPYRQQLSATADKLPAAHQCYRHDFECLGGVGEACGSANVNRYVYVLWWLALLVAVDAEKAHIQQAIDIIGEQGRDALLDSIANKLGDTDRPMSPTLYYPTVYQPLLDAINSDGEVQAEHLNVFIRQWYDSLEDADWYDNHLCECEFEYTDYYVGYWCLEASLVASLFCIPADAIREHVMVPVELVSN, encoded by the coding sequence GTGATTCGAGACCAACGCCGTGACGAAGCCTATTTTAGCGAGCTGATAAGCGATTTAGATGAAGCCTTAGCAGAAACCCAACAAGCTTTAGATAATGAGGTTTTTACCTCGCTGAGTGAACAAGTTGATGTTACCCAGCAACTCTACCAACTCGCCATCATGCGGGCAGTAAGCCATTACTCTTATGGCAGCGATATGGCCTCGCTTAAGTCATCTGTGTTGGCGATATTGCCTTATCGTCAACAGCTGAGTGCTACTGCAGATAAACTGCCCGCAGCACACCAGTGTTACCGCCATGACTTTGAGTGTTTAGGTGGTGTGGGTGAAGCTTGCGGTTCGGCTAATGTTAATCGCTATGTTTATGTTTTATGGTGGTTAGCCTTGTTGGTTGCTGTAGATGCAGAGAAAGCACATATTCAACAAGCTATAGACATAATTGGTGAACAGGGACGTGATGCACTATTAGATAGTATCGCCAACAAGCTAGGTGATACAGACCGCCCCATGTCTCCCACACTTTATTACCCCACTGTTTATCAACCTTTATTGGATGCCATCAACAGTGATGGAGAGGTTCAGGCAGAGCATCTTAATGTTTTTATTCGACAGTGGTACGACAGCCTAGAAGATGCAGATTGGTATGATAATCATTTGTGCGAGTGCGAATTTGAATATACCGACTATTACGTTGGTTACTGGTGCCTTGAAGCAAGCTTAGTTGCCTCGCTTTTCTGTATTCCAGCAGATGCTATTCGTGAGCATGTGATGGTGCCAGTTGAGCTAGTAAGTAACTAA
- a CDS encoding PoNe immunity protein domain-containing protein yields the protein MLREALRDKAYYDEYVDFEEDCIQEDLEKLSSTVDSRIVVQMKVAFGLVNLFMGLMHVRYARGDDLSLFKAHLKKVLHCREQQKYFADALPENEQKERINWEELHQSDLEQSLKWFAFAYCLNMGQTYYQEVLDLIGNQGRDALFDNIAVRLGDTEREVAESVLFKRRFNKLYKVIEAEPAQRPQLMLAYLEAWYKLEGSPELHLMDTDTYKGYWCWEAALVTKLYEIDDSLYIDHQYYPKDLVHWSEQ from the coding sequence ATGCTAAGAGAAGCTCTACGAGATAAAGCTTATTATGATGAATACGTTGATTTTGAAGAAGACTGTATTCAAGAGGATTTAGAAAAACTAAGTTCCACCGTTGATAGCCGAATCGTTGTTCAGATGAAGGTTGCTTTTGGTCTAGTTAATTTATTTATGGGGCTGATGCATGTTCGTTATGCGAGAGGCGATGACTTAAGCCTGTTTAAGGCTCACTTGAAAAAGGTTTTACATTGCAGAGAACAGCAAAAATATTTTGCTGATGCTTTACCTGAAAACGAGCAAAAAGAACGCATCAATTGGGAAGAGTTACACCAAAGTGATTTAGAGCAAAGTCTAAAATGGTTTGCTTTTGCTTACTGCCTAAACATGGGCCAAACATACTACCAAGAGGTCTTAGATTTAATTGGAAACCAAGGTCGAGATGCCTTGTTTGATAACATCGCGGTTAGGCTGGGCGATACCGAGCGCGAAGTGGCAGAGAGCGTCTTGTTCAAACGCCGCTTCAATAAACTGTATAAAGTAATTGAAGCAGAGCCTGCGCAGCGCCCTCAGCTGATGTTGGCTTACTTAGAGGCGTGGTACAAGTTAGAAGGTAGCCCTGAGCTACATTTAATGGATACAGATACTTACAAAGGCTACTGGTGCTGGGAAGCGGCATTAGTCACTAAGCTTTATGAGATAGACGATAGCCTCTATATCGACCACCAATACTACCCTAAAGATTTGGTTCACTGGAGTGAGCAGTGA